The DNA window TTCCTAGCTAGTTGCGAGAACAATAGGTCCTTGGAGTAGTATGTTCTCCAGAGGCCTGAGTTCATGAGATGAGGCGCTGAGAAGACGATGTCGGCATAGTCCTCTCGCGAGGGGAACTTGTCGAGTGAGTGTGCTTGGTATTCTATTGCAGCGACTTGGATCTGGTGAAGCCAGAATATGGTCATTGTTCTAAAGAGTTAGTTATTGGCGATAGGGAGTGGATGGGTGACTTACTTGTGCGCTGTGTTGCGGAACCTCTCAGGGATTCCCTCCCGCAGGCGATTCAAATGCTTCATGAATTCATCAGCACACTCCAAGAGTCCCAAGCCTCGTCCAAAACAATCATGCATGACGAAGAAGCCTGCTCTGAGATGAGTGTAGTGATCCCACGCCTCCAAAGTCCCATCTAGAAACGACTTCCAGAAGGTGCTTGCATTGGCACTCTCAGCATTAGCCGTTCTGATCTTATTGCGAAGCTCCTCTTCACTCGGCCCCTTCTCCCTCAGCTCGATCTCAGCCTTTGTGTCATTCGCTGCATTCTTCGGTGTTAGGGTCTTTCGTATCTCATCCATGACGTTATACGCCTGACAGCCCCAAAGGGCACTTAGGCCAGGAGtatccaagatcttgatatCGAGCTTATCAGCGTATGGTttgatctcagcttcaatctTGGTTTTCAAATCTTTTACGGTTTTTGGTCGTTCTTCGTCTGAGAGGAGATCTtgtttgttgaagatgataaACACGTGTTTTGCTCCGTATTCAAGCATCATGTTCATCCCCATGCGGAGATACTCGAGTGAGAACTCAACGCGATCGGGGTCTGTGTCGGTGCAGCTTTGGATGAAGATTAGGAAGCGATCTTGGGTCATGTAGTGTCGTATAAGAGGGCGGATAGCATCGCAGCCTAGCCTGTTAGTGAAGGTTGGAGGCCAGAGAGGGTGTTTTACCTCCAACGTCCCAGAGGGTGACTTTCTCTCCATCGGGATGGTCGATAGTCTCGACGTTAAAGCCAATTGTTGGAAGGGCCTGTACAGCTTCCCCGAACTTGAGTCTGTATAGAAATGTTGTTTTGCCAGATGCGTCATTGCCTAGAATGAGGCCGACATGTTCGCGGCCTCCACCCAAGAGCCAACGTGCGATACCTGTACTTGTAAGCGTTTAATAAACCTATGTCTTGCCGAGACTTACGCATGATGCTTATGATTGAattgagttgaagatgaccaGAAATTGAATGAATTTGCTGTTTTATACGTCGTTAAAGTCGCTGCCTTGGAGTGGGGAGCTGAGATTAGACGTGGCTTCATGAATCTGCCttgttcttcagcttctcaaaaTAACTACGCTAAATTACTCCAGCCCCTCAGCTCTTAGCTCAACAACGATACATTGCTTTAAAGGTGAAAAGATTGAACTGTACTATTCAATCTCACCCAAATCTAATCCAGCCTCTTGGGTATCAATCCTAGTCCATAGACCCAGCAAGCGCAACAGCACTAAACCTCAAATCACCACCCTCCCTCTCCAAAAACTTCAGCGCACCCAGCGCCAAGCCCTTTGGACTCAACACATCCTCGTTGTCTTCTAGGTCGCCGCGTCGAATAGGTCCTTTTCGTCGTCCGTCGAGTTCCCACAGTCCACCGTCTGTGCCCTTGGCGAAGCATACGTAGTGTAGCTCCACATCGTCTTCTGCTGCGGGCGCGGGCGTGTCGCCTTGTGAAGCGGCTTCTTTATGCGCTGTTGCGAGATCAGGTGTTGTTTCGAGGACTTTTGCGCGGCCGTGGGGATCAAGAGGGATACTCTTTTTGATCAGCACATCGAGCGTAGAATCCTCCTCTGCCAAATATTAGCCCCATCCACGCCCCGAAGTGCAAAACGTACCGATGAAACTTCTAGCATTTCCATTGCAGACAGCATGCAGCAAGCCCATCAGTCCACAGGCGTTCCTAATTGTCTGCGGCCACCAGAGCACCGGCTCGGTATCCCCCTTGCCCTTGTACTCATCGGCCAGACTATCCTCAGCCATGCGGTGGCTCTCGTACACGGCGCTAACGGGGAACACGAGCAGCAGGGCGAGCGCGGGGCGGGGTATGAAGGCGAGCAGGTCTGGGTCGGTGAGGGAGTAGACGTCGTGCATTGCGAGGGCGTTTGAGACGCCGAGTTTGTGGATGAGGGTTGTCATGAGCTCGGGGTTGGCTTCGAGGGGGATGAAGGCCGGGCGGGAGTCGGAGGGGTTGGggtctgttgttgaagacatTTTGGCGGTTGTTGGTGTGGGATGTGAGgttgtgatggtgttgagatgggtTGGTGATTGTTaagctgctgatgatggagggAAGAAATGCCCCACGTCGAGTTGGCGGGGTGGTTTTACTGATGACGTCGCCTGAACGCCTTCTAGCCCTACAGCCTGTATCCTCGGCATACAAACATTTCTGGCTACAGCTGCAACAACACTGCGCTATCGTTTGAATTATGCATAAATCACCCATACAAACAGTTTCAGAACTACCAAGAGAAGCAATTCCTATAGAACCCTTTCAACCATAATGTCAGGCATTATAGAACGTCATCGATGAGCACGCTCCGTTTGTTGCCAAGATCTAGGGTAACCGTCACCAAACAAACGAGTTTATCTCGCACTCATTTAATGACATTTTAGTCCGTCCAATCCCATTAAAGACAGAGACAATTATCAGTTTTGACTGCAGAT is part of the Fusarium fujikuroi IMI 58289 draft genome, chromosome FFUJ_chr07 genome and encodes:
- a CDS encoding probable ubiquitin thiolesterase L3; the encoded protein is MSSTTDPNPSDSRPAFIPLEANPELMTTLIHKLGVSNALAMHDVYSLTDPDLLAFIPRPALALLLVFPVSAVYESHRMAEDSLADEYKGKGDTEPVLWWPQTIRNACGLMGLLHAVCNGNARSFIEEDSTLDVLIKKSIPLDPHGRAKVLETTPDLATAHKEAASQGDTPAPAAEDDVELHYVCFAKGTDGGLWELDGRRKGPIRRGDLEDNEDVLSPKGLALGALKFLEREGGDLRFSAVALAGSMD
- a CDS encoding probable ubiquitin thiolesterase L3, with product MRIARWLLGGGREHVGLILGNDASGKTTFLYRLKFGEAVQALPTIGFNVETIDHPDGEKVTLWDVGGCDAIRPLIRHYMTQDRFLIFIQSCTDTDPDRVEFSLEYLRMGMNMMLEYGAKHVFIIFNKQDLLSDEERPKTVKDLKTKIEAEIKPYADKLDIKILDTPGLSALWGCQAYNVMDEIRKTLTPKNAANDTKAEIELREKGPSEEELRNKIRTANAESANASTFWKSFLDGTLEAWDHYTHLRAGFFVMHDCFGRGLGLLECADEFMKHLNRLREGIPERFRNTAHKTMTIFWLHQIQVAAIEYQAHSLDKFPSREDYADIVFSAPHLMNSGLWRTYYSKDLLFSQLARNNYSLPDLQPLPTIKQVTSAPLQEKVTNYVDRLPRFAFSVVQKTLSSKLRRGGVVKQALEALQSSTMRLRASDSSVPPYSETQAYFWIQIIHAYTRSLEVESSQSQFTTYEAFKSLFGINGDEWKEYYSQSTWESIAARMTFVNPDKKPLPNIFNLPSQARKDLAISQMINATNHRSANTDLPPSEDLDFLASILIDEAKLIPESELNVASHASLITFLFNRLTQKTKSAATSTKRGDASLASSTALEIAKWTGLTQAMFWVQQIQVALAGRKDMSFEEFIKGNSVLAFEELPFVYYSPQLWGSVEARDGYVMPDRRRLSSIVTGKVRQ